Genomic DNA from Deltaproteobacteria bacterium GWC2_65_14:
CGCACAGCCTGGTTTTTTTGTTGAACGAGATCGGCATCATGCCTCCCGAAGCGCACGGACGATTCATCGTAAGGCTGAGCGAGGCCAGTATTCATACCCGCTATCCGGAAGACTTGGCGAAGGTCGAGCGCGATTTCACCGGAGAGATCGTTGCAGGCATTCTTGCAGGAGGCCGGGAGGTCATCGCATGGATAAAAACGCAGTTGTAGAAATCGTCGATCGGTTTCGCAAGGGCCTTGAGGCGCGGGGTATACGTCCGGAAAAGGTCATATTGTATGGATCGTACGCTAAGGGTGTCGCTACGGCAGTGAGCGACATCGACGTGGTGGTCATTTCCAGCGATTTTTCCGGCAAGGGGTTTTGGGAGAGGGTAGAAATCCTGAGCGATGTCATTTATGAGATGTTTGCGCCGCTCGATGCCGTGGCGCTGACGCCGGATGAGTGGGAAAGGGGAGATTCCTTCGTCGTTGACTTTGCGCGAAACGGAGAGGTCCTCTTCGCAGCG
This window encodes:
- a CDS encoding DNA-binding protein, giving the protein MEKRTKEWLRQADYDMDTADYMLQGGRHIHAVFMCHLAVEKALKGWYYEKRREFPPKSHSLVFLLNEIGIMPPEAHGRFIVRLSEASIHTRYPEDLAKVERDFTGEIVAGILAGGREVIAWIKTQL
- a CDS encoding nucleotidyltransferase, which encodes MDKNAVVEIVDRFRKGLEARGIRPEKVILYGSYAKGVATAVSDIDVVVISSDFSGKGFWERVEILSDVIYEMFAPLDAVALTPDEWERGDSFVVDFARNGEVLFAA